From the genome of Psychrilyobacter atlanticus DSM 19335, one region includes:
- a CDS encoding major capsid protein, which translates to MPKTYEARKITDAIKRIKRPVNFLWNIMIGKEIEEVVQEIEIHSKDNGRVRAAFVGPMSNGILIEREGFEVARYKPPFISLKIPATAESAYQQQFGEGIYVTGKKDLNKILKKQVAEDLKTLKTIAHRTKIWALSQLVMSGVFPMGNGKEGIRYGDFTLKVLTGSDKFDAEGSDIIGWLSNQKLEVQKNTGNVVDTVIVTPDVARSIINNKSLMEKIRILNDTLINLKPKEKEPGVSYIGYIPEIDTKIYSYMDWVKEYGKPTEEPILPDGTLLYFKAKSFRVNYGSFPFREKLTDKSKIFVGKEAVKTIPSDEGNTDLLEIRSSPLIIPEDAQGWIAAKVI; encoded by the coding sequence ATGCCAAAAACATATGAGGCAAGAAAGATAACGGATGCAATAAAAAGAATAAAAAGACCAGTAAATTTCTTATGGAATATTATGATTGGTAAAGAAATAGAGGAAGTAGTACAAGAGATAGAGATCCACTCTAAGGATAATGGAAGAGTAAGAGCAGCATTTGTAGGTCCTATGTCTAATGGGATACTTATCGAAAGAGAAGGATTCGAGGTTGCAAGATATAAGCCTCCATTTATTTCATTGAAGATCCCTGCGACTGCTGAATCAGCATATCAACAGCAATTTGGTGAAGGTATCTATGTTACTGGTAAAAAAGATCTGAATAAGATCTTGAAAAAACAGGTAGCAGAGGATTTAAAAACATTAAAAACAATAGCTCATAGGACTAAAATTTGGGCATTATCTCAATTGGTAATGAGTGGTGTTTTTCCTATGGGAAATGGGAAGGAAGGGATTAGATATGGAGACTTTACTTTAAAGGTATTAACTGGATCAGATAAGTTTGATGCGGAAGGTTCAGATATCATTGGATGGTTAAGTAATCAAAAACTTGAGGTCCAAAAGAACACAGGAAATGTAGTTGATACAGTAATAGTTACCCCAGATGTAGCGAGATCTATTATCAACAACAAAAGTTTGATGGAAAAGATAAGAATCCTTAATGATACTCTTATCAATCTTAAACCAAAGGAAAAAGAACCAGGAGTTTCATACATCGGATATATTCCAGAAATAGACACCAAAATCTATTCATACATGGATTGGGTAAAAGAATACGGTAAACCTACTGAGGAACCTATCCTTCCAGATGGAACACTTTTATACTTTAAAGCTAAGAGTTTTAGAGTAAATTACGGAAGTTTTCCATTCAGAGAAAAGCTAACAGATAAATCTAAAATATTTGTTGGAAAAGAGGCAGTAAAAACTATTCCTTCAGATGAAGGTAATACAGATCTATTAGAAATTAGATCTTCACCATTAATCATACCAGAAGATGCTCAAGGCTGGATTGCAGCTAAAGTAATATAG
- a CDS encoding head maturation protease, ClpP-related, with the protein MSLLNAVMMSKTKAEIRMYGVIGEGWMADVTPEDINRELDALGDITEIDVRINSRGGGVFAGCAIYNSLKRSKAKVNMFIDGICASIATVVVMAGDTIHMSKVSMMMIHNPYYGWTSGEARELRKQADELDQFRETSIEAYLTKVNIPRETLIEKMDETTWMTAKEALKDGFITDIENDSKAQMSFQNNMLMCGDEEINVSDFKNLDSFLNRENLKNSMKKKLEPKNKNLKNTQGVEKMDLNQLMQEHPDLYKQIVQVGVNQERERIQNLETIEQRAGRSLECVQKAKFETPLEATNQELMTDVLQEMATQPKNTEKQPNAQNKMEILLNKIDDAKAGGVQDQVLDGMTQEEIKEKQEKDEIDDIVALANGEE; encoded by the coding sequence ATGAGCTTACTTAATGCGGTAATGATGAGTAAAACTAAAGCTGAGATACGAATGTATGGTGTTATTGGTGAAGGTTGGATGGCAGATGTTACTCCTGAAGACATAAACAGAGAATTAGATGCATTAGGAGATATAACGGAGATTGATGTCAGAATTAATTCTAGAGGTGGAGGAGTATTTGCAGGATGTGCCATATACAACAGTTTAAAAAGAAGTAAAGCTAAAGTAAACATGTTTATCGATGGTATCTGTGCTTCAATTGCCACTGTAGTAGTCATGGCAGGAGATACGATACATATGAGTAAAGTTTCTATGATGATGATCCATAACCCATATTATGGTTGGACAAGTGGAGAAGCTCGTGAGCTTCGAAAACAAGCTGATGAACTAGATCAGTTTAGGGAAACTTCTATAGAAGCATACCTAACTAAAGTCAATATCCCTCGTGAAACCTTAATTGAAAAGATGGATGAGACTACTTGGATGACTGCTAAAGAAGCTTTAAAAGATGGGTTTATCACTGATATAGAAAACGATAGTAAAGCTCAAATGAGTTTTCAGAATAATATGCTTATGTGTGGAGATGAAGAGATAAATGTCTCTGACTTTAAAAATTTAGATAGTTTTCTAAATAGAGAAAATCTTAAAAATAGTATGAAGAAAAAATTAGAACCAAAAAATAAGAATTTAAAAAATACACAAGGAGTTGAAAAGATGGATTTAAATCAATTAATGCAAGAACATCCAGATCTATACAAACAAATAGTTCAAGTAGGAGTTAACCAGGAAAGAGAAAGAATTCAAAATCTAGAAACAATAGAACAAAGAGCAGGAAGATCATTAGAATGTGTTCAAAAAGCAAAGTTTGAAACTCCTTTAGAAGCTACTAATCAGGAATTAATGACTGATGTTCTTCAGGAGATGGCAACTCAGCCTAAAAATACTGAAAAACAACCTAACGCTCAAAATAAAATGGAAATTTTACTAAATAAAATCGATGATGCAAAAGCTGGAGGAGTCCAGGACCAAGTATTAGATGGAATGACTCAGGAAGAAATTAAAGAAAAACAGGAAAAGGATGAGATAGATGACATAGTAGCGTTAGCAAATGGAGAAGAATAA
- a CDS encoding phage portal protein — MEISFNKMVSGLGAMKIRAETFLHKSKEVLQYHNHGAGTQNAMDYDDEINSADVDIGESKETLMARSRDEYMGNAIANGAIKRIKSNVVGVGIKLKSSIDNNILNLEQEKKEEIEKNIENLWRMWAESTECDWGRQSKLSHIQSLAILTALIDGECFAALSFKLNPGELFGLKVRLLDPASCINPSDVGDKDIKNGVEKDKNGIITAYHFKKNKTGSETTKIQVHGNKTGRKNLLVLMEKERIGQRRGVPIISPVLEILHQMRKFTHAELMAATVNSYFAAFVENETEETKQQSPFRIINGKHATLESGIISQMAPGQKIKFPDSNRPNSGFTKFMETMSTHIGASLELAPEQLLLKFSNNYSASKGALLESWKMLKAKRQWFTDDFMQPIYEEFLDYCVAMDYIDLPGYEDPFKRKAYQKTQWFGQAQGSLDPLKEAKAAELRIKNNLSTSGRESMEINGSDIDDNIEQRGREVKKMKKYGLINNGKSKKEKTKEGEKNELT, encoded by the coding sequence ATGGAAATATCATTTAATAAAATGGTTTCTGGGTTAGGAGCTATGAAAATAAGAGCAGAGACATTTTTACATAAGAGTAAAGAAGTTCTTCAGTATCATAACCATGGGGCAGGAACTCAAAATGCTATGGATTATGACGATGAAATAAATAGTGCTGATGTTGATATAGGAGAATCAAAAGAAACTCTTATGGCTAGATCTAGAGATGAATATATGGGAAATGCCATAGCAAATGGAGCTATTAAAAGAATCAAATCTAATGTTGTAGGTGTAGGGATAAAACTAAAATCATCTATAGACAACAACATCCTAAATCTAGAGCAAGAGAAAAAAGAAGAGATAGAAAAAAATATAGAGAATTTATGGAGAATGTGGGCGGAATCAACTGAATGTGATTGGGGAAGGCAATCTAAACTAAGTCATATTCAATCATTAGCTATCTTAACAGCATTAATAGATGGTGAATGTTTCGCAGCTTTATCATTTAAACTTAATCCAGGAGAGCTATTTGGATTAAAAGTAAGGTTATTAGATCCGGCTAGTTGTATTAATCCTTCAGATGTTGGAGATAAAGACATAAAAAACGGTGTAGAAAAGGATAAAAACGGGATAATAACAGCTTATCACTTTAAAAAGAATAAAACTGGTTCTGAAACTACTAAGATTCAAGTCCATGGAAATAAGACTGGTAGAAAGAACTTATTGGTCCTTATGGAAAAAGAGAGGATAGGTCAGAGAAGAGGAGTTCCAATAATATCACCAGTCCTTGAGATCCTCCATCAAATGAGAAAGTTTACCCATGCAGAACTTATGGCAGCAACAGTAAATTCATATTTTGCAGCCTTTGTAGAAAATGAAACTGAAGAAACCAAACAGCAAAGTCCTTTTAGAATCATAAATGGTAAACATGCAACTTTAGAAAGCGGGATCATAAGTCAAATGGCTCCCGGGCAAAAGATTAAATTTCCTGATTCTAACAGGCCTAATTCAGGATTTACCAAGTTTATGGAAACTATGAGTACTCATATAGGCGCGTCTTTAGAGTTAGCACCAGAGCAGCTATTACTAAAGTTTTCTAACAACTATTCAGCTTCAAAGGGAGCTCTATTAGAATCATGGAAGATGTTAAAAGCTAAAAGACAATGGTTTACAGATGATTTTATGCAGCCTATCTATGAGGAGTTTTTAGATTATTGTGTAGCCATGGACTATATAGATCTTCCTGGATATGAAGATCCCTTTAAAAGAAAGGCATATCAGAAAACCCAATGGTTTGGACAGGCTCAGGGGTCATTAGATCCTTTAAAAGAAGCTAAAGCTGCAGAACTTAGAATTAAAAACAATCTAAGTACAAGCGGACGAGAAAGTATGGAGATTAACGGCAGTGATATTGATGATAACATCGAGCAGAGAGGTCGAGAGGTAAAGAAGATGAAAAAATATGGATTAATAAATAATGGAAAATCTAAAAAAGAAAAAACTAAAGAAGGTGAAAAAAATGAGCTTACTTAA
- a CDS encoding phage terminase large subunit family protein yields the protein MNERKKVRNLFKECLELLRPPLNLSISEWADANRILSSEGSKEIGAWETKRTPYMIEIYERLESGDVREVILMMASQLAKSEFINNIFGKNAHLSPCPMLLVQPTDTMAIAYSKERIAPMIRDTYVLKTRIKDANSKNSGNTVTHKMFPGGYLAFIGSNSPSKLAARPIKIIFFDEVDRYPESSGREGDVISLGRKRLTTYGDESKCIITGTPTVKTKSAIEKEFANGSQAVWKLPCPHCGEYQVLDFKNLKWIDDDHETVEMLCTECGALSHEKEWKKGNQSKGKWVHKFPEKKKKLSYHLSALASPWRTWESIVEEWIESQGDMEKIKTFKNTVLAETWEEQNIKTIDYMTLYKRRETYEAEVPEGVLLLTAGVDIQHNRIEVEVKGWGLGRENWGIIYQVFYGNPSKEEVWNELYEFLKSDFYFECGTPLKIFATCIDTGYNTQNVYNFVSDKEHERIYGIKGQGGIVPINNGFRKTKNNEINLYSIGVNALKDSTMSKLRIKKKGKGYCHYPKNPTRNYTEEYFMSLTAEVRDPSSNKWIKIRDRNEALDLHNYNEAALEIYNYDMKTLAKLSKEDLSLLSKLGYLEREAE from the coding sequence ATGAATGAAAGAAAAAAAGTAAGAAACTTGTTCAAGGAATGCCTTGAGTTATTGAGACCACCACTTAATTTAAGTATAAGTGAATGGGCAGATGCAAATAGGATCTTATCTTCAGAGGGCTCTAAAGAGATCGGAGCCTGGGAGACAAAGAGAACTCCATACATGATAGAGATCTATGAAAGATTAGAATCTGGAGACGTCAGAGAAGTAATTCTTATGATGGCTTCGCAACTGGCCAAATCAGAATTCATAAATAATATTTTTGGGAAAAATGCACACTTATCTCCCTGTCCAATGCTCTTGGTTCAACCAACAGATACCATGGCAATAGCTTATTCAAAGGAGCGGATAGCTCCAATGATAAGAGATACCTATGTATTGAAAACTAGAATCAAGGATGCCAATTCTAAGAACTCAGGGAATACGGTTACACACAAGATGTTCCCAGGAGGATACCTTGCTTTTATAGGATCTAACTCACCAAGTAAATTAGCAGCTAGACCAATCAAGATAATTTTCTTTGATGAGGTAGACAGGTATCCGGAGTCTTCAGGTAGGGAAGGAGATGTAATATCTCTTGGGCGAAAAAGATTAACTACCTATGGTGATGAGAGTAAATGTATTATCACCGGAACACCAACTGTAAAAACTAAGAGTGCTATAGAAAAAGAGTTTGCTAATGGGTCACAGGCAGTATGGAAGCTTCCTTGTCCCCATTGTGGAGAATACCAGGTATTAGATTTTAAAAACTTAAAATGGATTGATGATGATCATGAAACTGTAGAGATGCTTTGTACTGAATGTGGAGCTTTATCCCATGAAAAAGAATGGAAAAAAGGAAACCAATCTAAAGGAAAATGGGTGCATAAATTTCCTGAAAAGAAAAAGAAGTTAAGTTATCACCTAAGTGCATTAGCTAGTCCATGGAGAACTTGGGAATCAATAGTTGAAGAATGGATAGAGTCCCAGGGAGATATGGAAAAAATAAAAACCTTTAAAAATACTGTCTTAGCAGAAACATGGGAAGAGCAAAATATTAAAACTATCGACTATATGACTCTATATAAAAGAAGAGAAACATATGAAGCAGAAGTTCCTGAAGGTGTTTTACTTTTAACTGCAGGAGTAGATATTCAACATAACAGGATTGAAGTAGAGGTCAAGGGTTGGGGATTAGGTCGTGAAAATTGGGGAATCATATATCAAGTATTTTATGGAAACCCATCAAAAGAAGAAGTTTGGAATGAACTGTATGAATTTTTAAAATCTGATTTCTATTTTGAATGTGGAACTCCATTAAAAATCTTTGCAACTTGTATAGACACTGGTTATAACACACAAAATGTATATAATTTTGTTTCTGATAAAGAGCATGAAAGAATCTATGGTATTAAGGGACAAGGTGGAATAGTTCCAATAAATAACGGATTTAGAAAAACTAAAAACAATGAAATAAATCTTTATTCAATAGGGGTTAATGCATTAAAAGATTCAACTATGAGTAAATTAAGGATCAAGAAAAAAGGAAAAGGATATTGTCATTATCCTAAAAATCCAACTAGGAACTACACCGAGGAATACTTTATGAGTTTAACTGCCGAAGTGCGAGATCCTAGCAGTAACAAATGGATAAAAATAAGAGATAGAAATGAAGCATTAGATCTACATAACTACAATGAAGCAGCATTAGAAATATATAATTACGACATGAAAACTTTAGCAAAATTATCCAAAGAAGATTTAAGTTTATTATCTAAACTTGGATATCTAGAAAGGGAGGCAGAATGA
- a CDS encoding DNA modification methylase codes for MNQIIVNISEISIGYTSRIYTDAQVKLYKNLIKTYNQYIPLVIDKNNVVVGEPARYVALVELGIQEINCYRIENLSEEDIQIIRIGESRAAELGEWEFEKLYEELKSLGDKSYLTGFDTEEVQKLIEEELESSENIEEIDAPEVEEHKEPFTKQGDLWLLGRHKVLCGDSTSKEDAKRLMDGSKGKLCITDPPYNINYESEDGKKIINDNMNSKDFYDFLLRFYKNMHKYLEPGGAYYIFHADIETEAFRGALKEAKLKISQCLIWVKNGFNLSRQDYNWRHEPILYGWKEGAAHYFIKDYTQDTVLELPGTLNSMGKSELREYIVKMTKLLEQHSTIIREDKPTRNDVHPTMKPLKLLARLILNNTKPGDLVVDWFGGSGSTLMSCDQIDRTAYLMEFDPKYVDVEVKRYAIAKEDITLIRDGQEYTWDEVKENYKE; via the coding sequence ATGAATCAAATTATTGTAAATATATCAGAGATAAGCATAGGTTATACCTCAAGAATATATACCGATGCCCAGGTAAAGCTATATAAGAATTTAATTAAAACTTACAATCAGTATATTCCATTAGTCATTGATAAGAACAATGTAGTTGTAGGAGAGCCGGCTAGGTATGTAGCATTGGTAGAATTAGGGATTCAAGAGATTAATTGCTATCGAATAGAAAATCTATCTGAAGAAGATATACAAATAATCAGAATAGGAGAATCAAGAGCAGCTGAATTAGGTGAGTGGGAGTTTGAAAAACTATATGAAGAATTAAAATCATTAGGAGATAAATCATATCTTACCGGTTTTGATACTGAAGAAGTTCAAAAACTGATTGAAGAGGAACTGGAAAGCTCTGAAAACATAGAAGAGATAGATGCACCAGAAGTAGAAGAACACAAAGAACCTTTCACTAAGCAAGGTGACCTATGGCTGTTAGGAAGACATAAAGTTTTATGTGGTGATTCTACTTCCAAAGAAGATGCTAAGAGACTGATGGATGGGAGCAAAGGGAAGCTATGTATAACTGATCCACCATATAACATAAATTATGAGTCAGAGGATGGAAAGAAGATCATCAATGACAATATGAATTCAAAAGATTTCTATGATTTCCTATTAAGGTTTTATAAGAATATGCATAAGTATCTGGAACCAGGAGGAGCATATTATATATTCCATGCAGATATAGAGACAGAAGCATTTAGAGGAGCATTAAAAGAAGCTAAGCTAAAGATATCTCAGTGCCTCATATGGGTTAAGAATGGATTCAATCTATCGAGGCAGGACTACAACTGGAGACATGAACCAATACTCTATGGATGGAAAGAGGGAGCAGCACACTATTTTATTAAAGACTACACACAAGACACAGTACTAGAACTACCTGGAACTCTTAACAGTATGGGCAAGAGTGAACTTAGAGAATATATAGTGAAAATGACAAAACTACTAGAACAGCACTCAACAATCATTAGAGAAGATAAACCAACACGAAATGATGTTCATCCTACAATGAAACCATTAAAGCTATTAGCCAGGCTAATTTTAAATAATACTAAGCCGGGAGATCTCGTAGTGGATTGGTTTGGAGGAAGTGGAAGCACTCTTATGAGTTGTGATCAGATAGATAGAACAGCATATTTAATGGAGTTTGATCCAAAGTATGTAGATGTAGAAGTAAAGAGGTATGCAATAGCCAAAGAAGATATAACACTCATCAGAGATGGTCAAGAATATACTTGGGATGAAGTAAAAGAAAATTATAAAGAATAA
- a CDS encoding DUF5655 domain-containing protein, with protein MPLFNQENGVLNVVKQKNFPLERELQQLVENNLEEIFNCKFVASEFYTGSIHSGRIDTIAISEDNNPVIIEYKKEESSSLLNQSLYYLSWLEDHKGDFQMAVNKQLGYIDIDWSNIRVICIAPGYKKYDLHAVKVMNKSIELWKYKNFENGMFNLEEIFVNMENNKCKEKVVRVDEKETEKPVWTYERISNKLGTTDLKEFIDDIRDYTVNLSEEVEEVPQKNYVAYKIAKNFTSLECQKKRIIINLKFTSSELEKWKDVGRDVTNIGHFGTGNFQFYITEEKDLETAKELIKISFENVGG; from the coding sequence ATGCCATTATTTAATCAAGAAAATGGGGTTCTTAATGTAGTAAAACAAAAGAATTTTCCACTAGAAAGAGAGCTCCAACAATTAGTTGAAAATAATTTAGAAGAAATATTTAATTGTAAATTTGTAGCTTCAGAGTTTTATACTGGTAGTATTCACTCTGGAAGGATAGATACTATAGCTATATCTGAAGATAATAACCCTGTAATCATTGAATATAAAAAAGAAGAATCTTCAAGTCTTCTTAACCAATCACTATATTATCTGTCTTGGTTAGAAGACCACAAGGGAGATTTTCAAATGGCTGTTAATAAACAGCTTGGATATATAGATATTGACTGGAGTAATATAAGGGTTATTTGTATCGCTCCAGGATATAAAAAATATGATCTTCATGCTGTAAAAGTCATGAATAAATCAATAGAACTCTGGAAATATAAAAACTTTGAAAACGGGATGTTTAATCTTGAGGAGATATTTGTTAACATGGAAAATAACAAATGCAAAGAAAAAGTAGTTCGTGTAGATGAAAAAGAAACAGAAAAACCTGTTTGGACATATGAACGAATATCCAATAAATTAGGAACTACTGATTTGAAAGAATTTATAGATGACATAAGGGACTATACAGTTAACTTAAGTGAAGAAGTAGAAGAAGTCCCTCAAAAGAATTATGTGGCATATAAGATAGCTAAAAACTTTACAAGTCTTGAATGCCAAAAGAAAAGAATAATAATAAACTTAAAGTTTACTAGTAGTGAGTTAGAAAAGTGGAAAGACGTTGGAAGAGATGTAACTAATATAGGACATTTTGGAACTGGAAATTTTCAGTTTTATATAACTGAGGAAAAGGATTTAGAAACAGCAAAGGAATTAATAAAGATTTCTTTTGAGAATGTAGGAGGATAA
- a CDS encoding DUF4238 domain-containing protein — protein MSKLNLVKNQHYIPQGYLRKFQINSKNKDRKKAKVYVLDVDNLKILKKRIEKICSEHYFYEVDKDAPNNELEDYISKYIEVPFYNRVYPNGLLNIQNIFDSKTKGHLAFYLAFQISRTDKFREMAAEINSWAFKGAYQILKEKGMFNNDIPENKIKFSIDKQLSHLETLKNFPFNEISRFFLQKKWVILEAKENSKIKFCAYSSGVSLDSYTQIHFFPLSKDYCLALYPNYPDLKNNCILPADSKMISYANDVGKNCSKQVFSSNEESLFNLKK, from the coding sequence ATGTCTAAATTAAACTTAGTAAAAAATCAACATTACATTCCACAAGGATATTTAAGAAAATTTCAAATAAACTCAAAAAATAAAGATCGAAAAAAAGCTAAAGTTTATGTACTAGATGTTGATAATTTAAAAATATTAAAAAAAAGAATAGAAAAAATTTGTTCAGAACATTATTTTTATGAGGTTGATAAGGATGCTCCCAATAACGAACTAGAAGACTATATAAGCAAATATATTGAAGTACCTTTTTATAACAGAGTTTATCCAAATGGATTACTTAATATACAAAATATTTTTGATTCAAAAACAAAAGGTCATCTGGCATTTTATCTCGCTTTTCAAATAAGTAGAACAGATAAATTTAGGGAAATGGCAGCTGAAATTAATTCATGGGCATTTAAAGGGGCTTATCAAATATTAAAAGAAAAAGGTATGTTTAATAATGATATTCCTGAAAATAAAATAAAATTTAGTATAGATAAACAATTATCACACTTAGAAACATTAAAAAATTTTCCATTTAATGAAATAAGTCGATTCTTTTTACAAAAAAAATGGGTTATTCTTGAGGCAAAAGAAAATTCTAAAATAAAATTTTGTGCTTATTCTAGTGGTGTTTCACTAGACTCATACACGCAGATACATTTTTTCCCTTTAAGTAAAGATTATTGTTTAGCTTTATATCCTAATTATCCAGACTTAAAAAATAATTGTATTCTTCCTGCAGATTCTAAAATGATTTCTTATGCTAACGATGTAGGGAAAAATTGCTCGAAACAGGTATTTTCTTCAAACGAAGAGAGTTTATTTAATTTAAAAAAATAA
- a CDS encoding restriction endonuclease subunit S, with amino-acid sequence MENKLQPKLRFKEFNGDWESKNLSEVCSKLNVGFVGTCEKFYTTSSKGVKLIRTGNLVNGKVVTKNIKYVTNEFHEKNKKSQILNGDILIARHGSNGQASLYTDIDSANTLNIVILRAKEFMNNILLINLINSDRVKKQTLAVTAGSTQGVINTKEIAKLKIVYPTIFEQKKIASFLSSVDNKIGKLEEKKELLEEYKKGIMQKIFSQEIKFKNENGNEYPAWEFLKAKEIFKNQSNKEHNGDLPILAVTQDKGVVLRDNLNLKINSSEAGIKNYKIIEPGDFVISLRSFQGGIEYSNILGISSPAYTVLKPKLSISDVFYKNYLKKEDFISRLNSAVVGIRDGKQISYSVFGDLKLFYPCLEEQNRIANFLSMIDKKIGVVNTKINEMKDFKKGLLQQMFV; translated from the coding sequence ATGGAAAATAAATTACAACCTAAATTAAGATTTAAAGAGTTTAATGGGGATTGGGAGAGTAAAAATTTATCTGAAGTTTGTTCAAAATTGAATGTTGGTTTTGTAGGGACTTGTGAAAAGTTTTATACTACGTCAAGTAAAGGTGTAAAACTTATTAGAACAGGTAATCTAGTTAATGGAAAAGTTGTAACCAAAAATATAAAATATGTAACAAATGAATTTCATGAAAAAAATAAAAAATCACAGATTTTAAATGGAGATATATTAATTGCTAGACATGGTTCGAATGGTCAAGCATCATTATATACAGACATAGATAGTGCAAATACTCTTAATATAGTCATTCTTAGGGCCAAAGAATTTATGAATAATATTCTTCTGATTAATTTGATTAATTCTGACAGAGTAAAAAAACAAACATTAGCAGTTACAGCAGGATCAACTCAGGGAGTTATAAATACTAAAGAAATAGCTAAATTAAAGATAGTGTATCCTACTATATTTGAGCAAAAAAAAATAGCTTCATTTCTATCATCTGTAGACAACAAGATAGGAAAATTGGAAGAAAAGAAAGAATTATTAGAGGAATATAAGAAAGGAATAATGCAAAAAATATTTTCTCAAGAGATTAAGTTTAAAAATGAGAATGGGAATGAGTATCCTGCTTGGGAATTTTTGAAAGCTAAGGAAATATTTAAGAATCAATCTAATAAAGAACACAATGGAGATTTACCCATATTAGCAGTAACACAAGATAAAGGTGTAGTTTTGAGGGATAACTTAAATCTTAAAATTAATTCTTCAGAAGCAGGGATAAAAAATTATAAAATTATTGAACCGGGAGATTTTGTAATCAGTTTAAGATCCTTTCAAGGAGGAATAGAATATTCTAATATTTTAGGTATCAGTAGTCCCGCTTATACAGTATTAAAACCGAAGTTATCTATTTCAGATGTTTTTTATAAAAATTATCTAAAAAAAGAAGATTTCATTTCTAGATTGAATAGTGCAGTTGTAGGAATTCGTGATGGGAAACAGATTAGTTATTCTGTTTTTGGAGATCTTAAATTATTTTATCCATGTCTTGAAGAGCAAAATAGAATAGCTAATTTTCTATCGATGATTGATAAAAAAATAGGGGTAGTTAATACCAAAATAAATGAAATGAAAGATTTTAAAAAGGGATTATTACAACAGATGTTTGTGTAA